The segment GCTGCCCTTTGTGCCCGGGTCAGAGTACGCGGGCGTGGTGCAGGCCGTGGGCGACGGCGTCAAGCACCTGAAGGTGGGTCAACATGTGGCCTGCCTGTCTGGCACCGGCGGTTTCGCTACACATACGCTAGCGCCTGCTGCTTTATGCATGCCGATTCCCGCCGAATTTCCCTTTGTAGACGCCGCCGCATTCATCATGACCTATGCCACCAGCCACCATGCGCTGATAGATCGCGCTCAACTCAAGGCAGATGAGACCGTACTGGTGCTGGGCGCAGCGGGCGGTGTGGGCACTGCCGCCATCCAGATTGCCAAAGCCGCCGGTGCCCGCGTAATTGCCGCAGCATCCACCGACGAAAAATGCGCGCTGTGCAAGGCTCAGGGGGCCGACGCGACAATCAATTACAGCCAGGGCGATCTGCGCGAAGCCATCAAGGCCGCTACCGACGGCAAAGGCCCCGACATCATTTACGACCCCGTAGGTGGTGACTTTGCCGAGCCCGCGTTTCGCTCCATTGCCTGGCGGGGGCGCTATCTCATCGTCGGTTTTGCCTCGGGCCCTATTCCTTCGCTGCCGCTCAATCTAGCGCTGCTCAAGGGTGCATCGCTGGTCGGCGTCTTCTGGGGCGACTTTGCCAAGCGCGAGCCGAAGAACAACGCTGCCATGATGCAGGAGCTGGCCCAGTGGTATGCCCAAGGCAAGATCAAGCCGGTGATTGACCGCACCATGCCCATGAGCGAGCTGTTTGCCGCCTATGCACGCATGGGCTCGCGCCAGGTGCAAGGCAAGCTGGTCATGGTCAACGTGTAAAGCGGGGATCTCGCGTGCCAAAAGTCAGCCGCAGACGGCATACTCTGGCTGACATTTTCACGGCCACCCCATGTCCTTGCTGAACCAACTGCCCACGCTGCAGCGGCGCCGATTTCTGATTGCGTCCTCCTTCGCTACCGCTGCAGGCAGCCTGCCCGCCT is part of the Comamonas sp. Y33R10-2 genome and harbors:
- a CDS encoding NADPH:quinone oxidoreductase family protein; protein product: MHAWLCTTPTGVETLQWTEQPTPQPGPGQVLLEVKAASLNFPDLLIVQNKYQIKPPLPFVPGSEYAGVVQAVGDGVKHLKVGQHVACLSGTGGFATHTLAPAALCMPIPAEFPFVDAAAFIMTYATSHHALIDRAQLKADETVLVLGAAGGVGTAAIQIAKAAGARVIAAASTDEKCALCKAQGADATINYSQGDLREAIKAATDGKGPDIIYDPVGGDFAEPAFRSIAWRGRYLIVGFASGPIPSLPLNLALLKGASLVGVFWGDFAKREPKNNAAMMQELAQWYAQGKIKPVIDRTMPMSELFAAYARMGSRQVQGKLVMVNV